The Mycolicibacterium flavescens genomic interval GCCACGGCCACCGAAACCAAACCCGTCAAGGGCCTCGGAATCGCCGGCGGTGCCAAGCGTCCGGGCGCCAAGAAGGCCGCCGCCCCCGCGGGCGACAAGCCGGCGGCCGACGAAAAGCCCGCTGCCGCAGCGGCACCCGCGAAGGGGCTCGGTATCGCTGCCGGCGCCAAGCGGCCCGGCGCCAAGAAAGCCGCACCAGCCGCGCAGGCAGCACCCGCGGAGCCGAAAGCCCAGGCCGAATCAACAGCGGAGGCCAAGCCCGAGCCCGAGCCCGAGGTCAAGGGTCTTGGGATCGCGGCAGGCGCCAAGCGGCCCGGGGCGAAAAAGAAAACCCAGTCCGCGGCCCCCAACGAGGGCGAGGCGACCGTCACCCAACCGCCGAACGTCGATCCGGACAAGGCGGAGCCTGGAGCCAAGACCGACACCGCCGACTCGGATCGGGGTCTGGACTGCAAGCCCGAACCTGAGGTCAAGGGCCTCGGCATCGCCCCGGGCGCACGCAAGCCCGGGGCCAAGAAGTCGGCCGCACCAGCACAGCCACCGGCCGAGCCGAAGCCCGCTGCCGCACAACGGGAGCCCAAGGACAGCGCCGATTCCGATGGCGAATCCGGTGCTGTCCCTGAGCCTTCCGGCGGGGACAACGAAGACAAGCCCGAACCACCTCCGGTCAAGGGCCTCGGTATCGCCAGAGGCGCTCGTCCCCCAGGCAAACGATGAGCCGATGACCGGCGATTTTGGTTAATCGCTGGACAAAAGTGAGACCATGAACGACGTGACCACCCACCACGTGCCGATCCACGCCGCCGGACACGGACCGCGGCAGCGCACGTTCACGCAGTCGTCGAAGCTGCAGGACGTCCTGTACGAGATCCGCGGGCCGGTGCACGAGCACGCGTCACGCCTCGAGGCCGAGGGTCATCGCATCCTCAAACTGAACATCGGCAACCCCGCGCCGTTCGGGTTCGAAGCACCGGACGTGATCATGCGCGACATCATCTCGGCCCTGCCGTATGCCCAGGGCTACTCCGACTCCAAGGGCATCATGCCCGCGCGGCGTGCGGTGTTCACCCGCTACGAACTCGTTGACGGGTTCCCGCGATTCGACGTCGACGATGTGTATCTCGGCAACGGCGCGTCCGAGTTGATTCAAATGACGTTGCAGGCGTTGCTCGACAACGGAGATCAGGTGCTGATTCCGGCGCCCGACTATCCGCTGTGGACCGCGTGCACCTCACTGGCGGGTGGCACCCCGGTGCACTACCTGTGCGACGAGACACAGGGCTGGATGCCCGATATCGCCGACCTGGAATCCAAGATCACTGAGCGCACCAAGGCGATAGTCGTGATCAATCCGAACAACCCGACCGGGGCGGTGTATACGCGCGAAATCCTCACCCAGATCGCGGATTTAGCGCGCAAGCACGAGCTGCTGCTGTTGTCCGACGAGATTTACGACAAGATCCTCTACGACAATGCCGACCACATCGCGACGGCATCGGTGGCACCCGATGTGCTGACCCTGACCTTCAACGGCTTGTCCAAGGCATACCGGGTGGCGGGCTATCGGGCGGGTTGGCTGGTGATCACCGGACCGAAGGAGAACGCCACCAGCTTCATCGAGGGAATCAGCCTGCTCGCCAACATGCGGCTGTGCCCGAATGTTCCTGCACAGCATGCGATCCAGGTCGCCCTCGGCGGATATCAAAGCATCGACGACCTCGTCTTACCCGGAGGCCGCCTGCTGGAGCAGCGCGATGTGGCCTGGCAGATGCTCAACGAGATCCCCGGGGTGTCCTGCGTGAAACCGCAAGGGGCGTTGTATGCGTTCCCCCGCCTGGACCCCGAGGTCTACGACATCGTCGACGACGAGCAGCTGGTCCT includes:
- a CDS encoding aspartate/tyrosine/aromatic aminotransferase, with the translated sequence MNDVTTHHVPIHAAGHGPRQRTFTQSSKLQDVLYEIRGPVHEHASRLEAEGHRILKLNIGNPAPFGFEAPDVIMRDIISALPYAQGYSDSKGIMPARRAVFTRYELVDGFPRFDVDDVYLGNGASELIQMTLQALLDNGDQVLIPAPDYPLWTACTSLAGGTPVHYLCDETQGWMPDIADLESKITERTKAIVVINPNNPTGAVYTREILTQIADLARKHELLLLSDEIYDKILYDNADHIATASVAPDVLTLTFNGLSKAYRVAGYRAGWLVITGPKENATSFIEGISLLANMRLCPNVPAQHAIQVALGGYQSIDDLVLPGGRLLEQRDVAWQMLNEIPGVSCVKPQGALYAFPRLDPEVYDIVDDEQLVLDLLLQEKILVTQGTGFNWPTPDHLRIVTLPWARELSNAIERLGNFLVGYRQ